From a region of the uncultured Propionivibrio sp. genome:
- a CDS encoding YgjV family protein — translation MTHDFFSTAQMFGHATLMLSMVTFSRKHDKQFKLWLTLQNLCYATHLFLMGNPAGMAGTLLSALRNLVSLRTRSMWAALILVAANVMLGFWLVKAAWNVIPLAATAIATVSMFRLNGLRLRYAMFVCTLFWLINNLLTGSISGTVMESVIAVMSAITIYRLHQGEKKSPAAMDAT, via the coding sequence ATGACGCACGATTTTTTCTCGACCGCTCAGATGTTTGGCCATGCCACGCTGATGCTGAGCATGGTGACTTTCTCCCGCAAGCACGACAAGCAATTCAAGCTGTGGCTGACGCTTCAGAACCTCTGTTATGCGACCCATCTGTTCCTGATGGGTAATCCCGCCGGCATGGCGGGAACCCTGCTGTCGGCCCTGCGCAACCTGGTGTCCTTGCGCACGCGCTCGATGTGGGCGGCGCTCATCCTGGTGGCCGCCAACGTGATGCTCGGGTTCTGGCTCGTCAAGGCAGCCTGGAACGTCATCCCCCTGGCGGCGACGGCGATCGCCACGGTCTCGATGTTTCGCCTGAACGGCCTGCGTCTCCGCTATGCAATGTTCGTCTGTACGCTGTTCTGGCTGATCAATAACCTCCTGACCGGGTCGATCAGCGGCACGGTCATGGAAAGTGTCATTGCGGTGATGAGCGCGATCACGATCTATCGCCTGCATCAGGGTGAAAAAAAGAGCCCGGCCGCGATGGATGCAACCTAA
- a CDS encoding RNA polymerase sigma factor, protein MDSLAILAVLPRLRRYARALAGSREAADDLVQDTLERAWSRLSQWQPGSDLRAWLFSIMHNVRIDQMRRQAPPEASLEEDAIDLPVRATQSDRIEVSDLEAALAALPDEQRAVVLLVALEDMRYADVAATLDIPIGTVMSRLARGRERLRQILDHDHHAHPVQLKIVR, encoded by the coding sequence ATGGACAGCCTCGCGATCCTGGCCGTGCTGCCGCGTCTGCGCCGTTATGCGCGCGCGCTGGCCGGCAGTCGCGAGGCGGCCGACGATCTGGTCCAGGACACCCTGGAACGCGCCTGGTCGCGGCTATCCCAATGGCAACCGGGAAGCGATCTGCGCGCGTGGCTGTTTTCGATCATGCATAACGTACGGATTGACCAGATGCGGCGGCAGGCGCCGCCGGAGGCGTCGCTTGAGGAAGACGCCATCGACCTGCCGGTGCGCGCCACCCAGTCGGACCGGATCGAAGTCTCTGACCTCGAAGCGGCGCTCGCTGCGCTGCCGGACGAGCAACGCGCGGTCGTGCTGCTCGTCGCGCTCGAGGACATGCGTTACGCCGACGTCGCCGCGACGCTGGACATCCCGATCGGCACCGTGATGTCCCGCCTCGCACGGGGCCGCGAACGCCTGCGCCAGATCCTCGACCATGACCACCACGCCCACCCTGTTCAGCTGAAGATAGTGCGATGA
- a CDS encoding ribonuclease HI family protein: MKENTWKAWFDGATKGTNPGIRGIGGVLKGPDGELIEICEEIGHGTNNEAEYTALMAVLDAAIQAGVKDLIVYGDSQLVINQVNGAWLIKAKELVPLCQTAVSLKAQIPNVKLCWVARTENTEADVLSKRALGVIDADAIDRAVWMKISEIAKPFGLSSVALGKKMTKAKLRENGKPTQLAIEKGVVLRVPNNFGHDDYWHRQLLPAALREALFLD; the protein is encoded by the coding sequence ATGAAAGAGAATACCTGGAAAGCCTGGTTTGACGGTGCAACCAAGGGAACGAACCCGGGGATTCGCGGCATCGGCGGGGTCCTCAAGGGCCCGGATGGGGAATTGATCGAGATCTGCGAAGAGATCGGACACGGCACGAACAACGAGGCCGAATACACCGCGCTCATGGCGGTGCTCGACGCGGCGATCCAGGCGGGGGTCAAAGACCTGATCGTTTATGGCGACAGTCAGCTCGTCATCAATCAGGTCAATGGCGCCTGGCTGATCAAGGCGAAGGAACTGGTGCCGCTGTGCCAGACGGCGGTGTCGCTCAAGGCCCAGATCCCGAACGTCAAACTGTGCTGGGTGGCGAGAACCGAGAATACCGAGGCGGACGTCCTCAGCAAACGGGCGCTCGGCGTGATCGATGCCGATGCCATCGATCGCGCGGTGTGGATGAAGATCTCGGAGATCGCCAAGCCGTTCGGGCTCTCGTCCGTCGCGCTCGGCAAGAAAATGACGAAGGCGAAGTTGCGCGAGAACGGCAAGCCGACGCAACTGGCGATCGAGAAGGGGGTCGTGCTCCGCGTTCCCAACAATTTCGGCCACGACGACTACTGGCATCGCCAGCTATTGCCTGCCGCCCTGAGGGAGGCGCTGTTCCTCGATTGA
- a CDS encoding alkene reductase encodes MSVLFTPVQVGDLNLPNRVLMAPLTRCRASEGRVPNALMAEYYVQRASAGLILTEATSVTPMGVGYPDTPGIWSAEQIEGWKRVTQAVHAAGGRIFLQLWHVGRVSHPDFLDGALPVAPSALAPEGHVSLLRPKRPYVLPRALETEEIPAIVEAYRRGAENAKLAGFDGVEVHGANGYLLDQFLQDSTNRRTDRYGGSIENRARLLLEVTDAAIGVWGAGRVGVHLAPRCDAHTMGDSDPLATFSYVARELGKRKIAFIFARESVAAPRLGPQLKAAFGGVYIANESLTRDAAEQVIAAGEADAVAFGKDFIANPDLPLRLLKQAPLNPARPESFHGYGLSDPVTGYTDYPTLEQAERASR; translated from the coding sequence ATGAGCGTCTTATTTACCCCCGTTCAGGTGGGCGACCTGAACCTGCCGAATCGTGTCCTCATGGCTCCGCTGACCCGTTGCCGGGCCAGCGAGGGGCGCGTCCCCAACGCGCTGATGGCCGAGTATTACGTGCAGCGCGCAAGCGCCGGGCTGATCCTGACCGAGGCGACCTCGGTCACGCCGATGGGCGTCGGTTATCCCGATACCCCCGGCATCTGGTCGGCGGAACAGATCGAAGGCTGGAAGCGGGTGACGCAGGCCGTGCATGCGGCGGGCGGACGAATCTTCCTGCAACTGTGGCATGTCGGCCGGGTTTCGCACCCGGACTTCCTGGACGGGGCCTTGCCCGTCGCGCCCAGCGCCCTGGCGCCGGAAGGGCATGTCAGCCTGCTGCGCCCGAAGCGGCCGTACGTCCTGCCGCGTGCGCTGGAAACCGAAGAGATCCCGGCCATCGTCGAGGCCTATCGCCGAGGGGCCGAGAATGCCAAGCTCGCCGGATTCGACGGCGTCGAGGTGCACGGCGCCAACGGCTATCTGCTCGATCAGTTCCTTCAGGACAGCACCAACCGGCGCACCGACCGTTATGGCGGGTCGATCGAGAACCGGGCGCGTCTGCTCCTCGAAGTTACCGATGCCGCCATCGGCGTCTGGGGTGCCGGCCGCGTCGGCGTCCATCTGGCGCCGCGCTGCGATGCCCACACCATGGGCGACAGCGATCCGCTGGCGACGTTCAGCTACGTTGCGCGTGAGTTGGGTAAGCGCAAGATCGCCTTTATCTTTGCGCGCGAATCGGTCGCTGCGCCGCGCCTGGGGCCGCAACTCAAGGCGGCATTCGGCGGCGTCTATATCGCCAACGAGTCGCTGACCCGCGACGCGGCCGAACAGGTGATCGCCGCCGGCGAGGCCGATGCGGTCGCCTTCGGCAAGGATTTCATCGCCAATCCCGATCTGCCGCTGCGTCTGCTCAAGCAGGCGCCGCTCAATCCGGCGCGACCCGAGAGTTTCCACGGCTATGGGCTGAGCGACCCGGTGACCGGATACACCGATTACCCGACGCTGGAACAGGCCGAACGCGCGTCGCGCTGA